AAAATATTAGGGGGAGGGAGCCATGGTCAAGCGGAAGCCCTTAGGCACGCGATTGCTCGAGCTTTAGTGTTGCAAAACGCGGAGCTTCGCAAAAAAGTCAAAAAACTCGGGTTTTTGAAAAGAGACCCGAGAGCCAAAGAACGACGCAAGTTCGGATTGAAAAAAGCTCGAAAAGCTCCGCAGTGGTCTAAGAGGTAAACAACCACCGCTAATTCAACTAAAAAAATGCCCGATGAACATAATCCTAAACAACAAGACAACGAGGATGATATAAAAATTGAATCTGATGACACACTAGACGACTCCGTTGTTGCCGAAGAGTCATTTCAGGAAACGGTAAAAAAACTGCGAGGAAAATTGAAGGAATGTGAGAAGGAAAGGCAAGAATATCTGACCGGCTGGCAGAAATCCCAGGCGGATTTTGTGAACTTGCGCAAAAGAGACGAGGAGGATAAGAAGAATTTCATCAAATTCGCTACGGGAAATGTTCTCGCCGACATCATTCCGGTACTTGACAGTTTTGATATGGCCATGGGAAACAAGGAAGTATGGGAAA
Above is a genomic segment from bacterium containing:
- a CDS encoding nucleotide exchange factor GrpE, whose amino-acid sequence is MPDEHNPKQQDNEDDIKIESDDTLDDSVVAEESFQETVKKLRGKLKECEKERQEYLTGWQKSQADFVNLRKRDEEDKKNFIKFATGNVLADIIPVLDSFDMAMGNKEVWEKADKNWRMGVEYIYNQLVSSLQTHGLSIISPKAGDVFSPAEHDAVSSEKTEDKESDHKIASVSQKGYRLGDKVLRPAKVIIYDLSE